In Coleofasciculus sp. FACHB-T130, the genomic window CAGGGGGGCACGGCAGCGCTTAGGCTATGTGGCTCAGGAGGTCGCCTTAGATAAGGTGCTGACAGGAAGGGAACTCTTGCAACTGCAAGCCGCGCTGTATCACCTCCCCGGTGCCGTGGCGAAACAGAGAATTGAGGCGGTGCTGAGCGTCTTGGGATTGCAAGAATACGCTGATAAAAAAACTGGCACCTACTCTGGCGGTTTACGCAAGCGCCTCGACTTAGCCGCTGGGTTGCTGCATCAGCCAGATGTCTTAGTTCTGGATGAACCAACCGTAGGGCTAGATATTGAAAGCCGTGTAGTCGTGTGGGATTTCTTGCGCCAGTTGCGAGCATCCGGGACAACGGTGCTGATCACCAGCCACTATTTAGAAGAAATTGATGCTTTAGCCGACCGGGTGGCGATTATCGACCGAGGGGTAGTGATTGCCTCTGGGACGCCTTCTGAGTTGAAGGATCGGGTGGGAGGCGATCGCATCACCCTGCGTATCCGCGAATTTTCTCCCGTTGAAGAAGCAGAGAAAGCGAAAAATATGCTGCAATCTCTGCCCTTTGTGCAAGAAGCAATCATCAATAACGCTCAGGGGAATTCTCTCAATTTAGTAGTCACGCCCCAAAGCGACGCCCTGATGACAATACAGCAATCTCTCCAAGCCGCTAATTTACCGATTTTTGGCATTGCCCAAGCTAGACCTAGCTTAGATGATGTTTACCTTGCGGCTACGGGGAGAACCCTGATGGATGCAGAACTTGCAGCAGCCGGTAGCCGAGATCAGAAGGCAGAGAAAAAGCAGAATATGCGCTAAAACAAGCTTTTACACCACCAAGCGACCAAAATCCAAAATCCAACATCAACATCTGAAATTGATATGAGCAGTACGATAACGCCTCCTAAACCTGATATCCGGTTGCAGCCAGAGGCAGCGGGTAAATCTAATGCCGGTGCTGCATCCAGCCTCGTCAGTGACTTTATTCAAGAAACTCTGGCTTTAACGAAGCGCTTATTCATTCAATTGCAACGGCGTCCTTCGACTCTCGTGGCGGGAATTATCCAGCCTTTAATGTGGTTGGTTCTATTCGGGGCGCTGTTTCAAAATGCTCCTCAAGGCATTTTTGGCAATGATTTGAGCTACGGGCAATTTCTTGGTGCCGGTGTGATTGTTTTTACCGCCTTTGCCGGGGCACTGAATGCTGGATTGCCGGTGATGTTTGACCGGGAATTTGGCTTTCTCAACCGCTTATTAGTCGCTCCTCTGGCATCCCGATTTTCGATTGTTGCTGCCTCATCTATCTATATTGTGACGCTGAGCTTAATCCAAGCGGCAGTAATTGTTGCAGCTAGCGCTTTTCTGGGAGCCGGTTTACCTAATCTTTTAGGCTTGGGCGCGATCGCATTGATTGTTCTGTTGCTGGTTCTGGGTGTCACCGCTTTGAGCTTGGGTTTAGCTTTTGCTTTGCCCGGTCACGTCGAGCTGATTGCTGTAATTTTTGTTACTAACCTGCCTTTACTGTTTGCCAGTACAGCCCTCGCCCCTTTATCCTTCATGCCCAATTGGTTGCAGGTTGTTGCAACTCTCAATCCCCTCAGCTATGCGATTGAGCCAATTCGTTATCTGTATCTCCACAGTGATTGGGCACTCAGTAGCGTGGTAATGCAAGCTCCTTGGGGCACTGTAACTTTTGGCACTGCCATATTGGTGCTTCTCGGTTTTGATGCAGTAATATTATTAGCAATTCAACCACTGCTGCGTCGTCGGTTTGCTTAAGAATCGTCTTGAGTAATGAGTACCAAGTCTTGAGTGAGTTTTGAGTTATAAAGTTGAACATAGAGATCAATTTTTTCGTCTTTATTCAAAACTCAAAACTCACAACTTTCGTAGCGTGTTTCGCCCCAAATTGTCATGAATAAAAAAACTAAACTGGTTCTCGGTGTTCTGGCTGGCATGGGATTCGCCTCCTGCTTGCTGCCTCAATTGACTCTGGCTCAATCCACCCTGTCGCAACCAGGAGCGGTCAGTCCCGCAGACACTTTCCAAGAGCAAAATACAGACCCATTTTCTCGGACGAATAACGGCGGTGCGTCTGGTGTCTTTGACTTGATGCATCGAGCCACCTTGGGCAACATTCGCAGTATGGACGAGTTTAATACTGACCAGAAGAATAATCTGAATACTGCCGCCGATCAGTTCCGACGT contains:
- a CDS encoding ATP-binding cassette domain-containing protein; this translates as MAPAVLIEKLQKRYGSVEAVKNVSFQVEPGEIFGLLGPNGAGKTTTLRVLCTLTTPDAGKIEVSGISVVDNPRGARQRLGYVAQEVALDKVLTGRELLQLQAALYHLPGAVAKQRIEAVLSVLGLQEYADKKTGTYSGGLRKRLDLAAGLLHQPDVLVLDEPTVGLDIESRVVVWDFLRQLRASGTTVLITSHYLEEIDALADRVAIIDRGVVIASGTPSELKDRVGGDRITLRIREFSPVEEAEKAKNMLQSLPFVQEAIINNAQGNSLNLVVTPQSDALMTIQQSLQAANLPIFGIAQARPSLDDVYLAATGRTLMDAELAAAGSRDQKAEKKQNMR
- a CDS encoding ABC transporter permease, whose product is MSSTITPPKPDIRLQPEAAGKSNAGAASSLVSDFIQETLALTKRLFIQLQRRPSTLVAGIIQPLMWLVLFGALFQNAPQGIFGNDLSYGQFLGAGVIVFTAFAGALNAGLPVMFDREFGFLNRLLVAPLASRFSIVAASSIYIVTLSLIQAAVIVAASAFLGAGLPNLLGLGAIALIVLLLVLGVTALSLGLAFALPGHVELIAVIFVTNLPLLFASTALAPLSFMPNWLQVVATLNPLSYAIEPIRYLYLHSDWALSSVVMQAPWGTVTFGTAILVLLGFDAVILLAIQPLLRRRFA